The following proteins are encoded in a genomic region of Drosophila willistoni isolate 14030-0811.24 chromosome 3R, UCI_dwil_1.1, whole genome shotgun sequence:
- the LOC6650295 gene encoding uncharacterized protein LOC6650295: MQETALPAWLTKSYLEPKLRSFYKDDKLQILKLCSNAATAKGENYVGVMTRVHVEYTDGNGDLQKKTYVLKEACPTDAPQAKLFAEYNVYTREMDMYEFVLPRMAELLKEVGVTGKLHAEAVCVDRELCIILLEDLSPLKYTNTDRIKQMDLEHTKITLEMLAKFHAAATVLKQRYPEVLERNFSTGFFSRGVTGYKKLFSILYKGLLRYVKSQPKLNSRYYDKMEQLLDNLMEYAARSYDVDENDFQTLAHGDCWTTNVMFKYDDKGKPSTCLPIDFQFTTWTSPLVDLHYFFSTSLQEDVLSRQAELIQHHYYALKENLQRLNYKGVLPSLHEYHLQFDRRRFMAVLISTVFQPLMIYQGKEEPDFMCLYDETPKAIRFQDSMYESERVQDMVAKLLSIYDAKGLLDQQ; encoded by the exons ATGCAAGAAACGGCATTGCCTGCTTGGTTAACCAAGTCCTATCTAGAGCCCAAGCTGAGATCCTTTTACAAAGATGACAAACTGCAGATCCTTAAGCTCTGCTCAaacgcagcaacagcaaaggGTGAGAACTATGTTGGTGTAATGACACGTGTCCATGTTGAATATACAGATGGAAATGGTGATCTGCAGAAGAAAACTTATGTGCTAAAGGAGGCCTGTCCAACTGATGCTCCACAGGCGAAACTCTTTGCCGAATACAATGTGTATACACGTGAAATGGATATGTATGAGTTTGTGCTGCCAAGGATGGCCGAACTACTTAAGGAAGTAGGTGTAACTGGGAAATTGCATGCGGAAGCTGTATGCGTTGATCGAGAACTGTGCATAATATTACTTGAAGATTTATCGCCACTCAAGTACACCAATACCGATCGAATCAAGCAAATGGATCTGGAGCACACAAAAATTACACTGGAAATGCTAGCTAAATTTcatgcagcagcaacagtgcTGAAGCAACGTTATCCTGAAGTCCTGGAAAGGAACTTCTCTACAGGATTCTTTTCACGCGGCGTCACCGGatacaaaaaacttttttccatACTCTACAAAGGGCTGTTGCGATATGTAAAGTCCCAGCCAAAACTGAACTCTCGCTACTACGACAAAATGGAACAGCTTTTGGATAATCTAATGGAATACGCTGCTCGATCGTACGATGTGGATGAGAATGATTTCCAGACCCTAGCCCATGGAGATTGTTGGACAACAAATGTGATGTTTAAATATGATGACAAAGGCAAACCATCTACTTGTTTGCCCATCGATTTTCAATTTACTACTTGGACTTCTCCGCTGGTTGATTTGCATTACTTTTTTAGCACTTCGCTGCAGGAGGATGTACTAAGTCGACAAGCGGAGCTGATCCAACACCATTACTACGCTTTAAAAGAGAATCTCCAGAGACTCAACTATAAAGGCGTGTTACCTAGTTTGCATGAATATCATCTACAGTTCGATCGACGTCGTTTTATGG CTGTGCTGATTTCAACAGTATTTCAGCCATTGATGATATACCAAGGCAAAGAGGAACCAGATTTCATGTGTCTATATGATGAAACACCGAAAGCTATACGGTTTCAGGATTCAATGTATGAAAGTGAAAGAGTGCAGGACATGGTGGCTAAGCTCCTGTCAATATATGATGCCAAAGGATTGCTTGatcagcaataa